CAATTTGTGCGTATTGGTAGACACGCAATGGTGGGAGGTATGGCACGTATTGATCGGGACGTGGCCCCATATATGCTGGTGGAAGGAAATCCGGCGCGGGTACGAACCCTTAATCTTGTCGGACTCAAACGGTCTGGTATGGATTCAGCAGATTTACTGACGCTGAAAAAAGCCTTTCGCATTCTCTACCGTTCTGATTTGTCTTTTAAGGATGCCTTGGAAAAGTTGGAATTGTTAGGCAATAGCGAAGAGTTGCAGCATCTACGCCGTTTTCTGCTACTTTCTCAGATGCCAGGAAGACGTGGCTTAATTCCCGGTAAAGGGAAAAAAGGCGTGAGTGATGAATCGTGAATTAAAAGTTAGGAGTTAGGAGTTATGAGTTATGAGTTGATAAATTAATTTTTTTAACTCTTCACTCCTCATTCCTAACTCCTAACTGCTAACTCTTCACTTTTAATTCTTAACTCCTAACTTTAATTATAAAATGCGGATATTTATCAGCACTGGCGAAGTATCTGGCGATTTACAAGGGTCGCTGCTAATTTCAGCGCTGAAGCGTCAAGCTGGGGCGATTGGGTTGGAATTAGAGATTGTGGCACTGGGAGGCGAAAAAATGGTAGAGGCTGGAGCAGTTTTGCTAGGTAATACTAGCAGTATTGGCTCAATGGGTATTCTAGAAGGGCTACCTTATGTTTTACCGACCCTCCAGGTGCAACGTCAAGCGATCGCTTCCTTAAAGCAAAATCCACCTGATTTAGTGGTACTAATCGACTACATGAGTCCGAATCTGGGAATTGGGACTTACATGAAACGGCAGTTACCACATGTGCCTGTAGTCTATTACATTGCTCCCCAAGAGTGGGCTTGGTCGCTCAATGTGCGTAACACTAACCGAATTGTTGGTTTTACAGATAAGCTGTTGGCAATTTTTCCACAAGAAGCCCGTTACTTTCGTGAGAAAGGGGCAGAAGTTAGTTGGGTAGGGCATCCTTTGCTTGACCGGATGCAGGACGCTCCCAGTCGGGAAGCAGCCCGTGCAACCCTGGGGATTGCGCCAGAAGAGATTGCAATCGCACTCCTCCCCGCTTCTCGCCGCCAAGAACTAAAATATCTTTTACCAATTATTTTTGAAGCTGCCCAAACTATTCAAGCTAAATTACCTGAAGTTCGTTTCTGGATTCCCCTGTCACTGGAAGTCTATAGACAGCCAATTGAAGAGGCTATTAAGCGTTACGGTTTACGGGCTACAGTTCTATTAGCTCAACAAAAGGAAGTTTTTGCTGCGGCTGATTTAGCCGTTAGCAAATCTGGTACTGTCAACCTGGAACTTGCTTTGTTAAACGTGCCGCAAGTGGTAGTTTATCGCCTCAGTCCCCTAACTGCTTGGATAGCTCGTAAAATCCTCCAAGGTTCTATAAGCTTTGCATCGCCACCTAATTTAGTAGTTATGAAGCCGATTGTGCCAGAATTTTTACAAGAGGAAGCTACGGCAGAAAATATTATCCAAGCAGCAATGGAATTACTACTCAATCCCAGTCGCAGAGAACAAACTTTGCTAGATTATGAAGAAATGCGGCGGTGTTTAGGGGAAGTTGGGGTATGCGATCGCGCTGCTCTAGAAATTTTGCAAATGTTGCCAGGGAGTGGGGATCGGGGACTAGGGACTGGGGACTGAGGACTAGAGACTAGGAAAATTTTCTATATTTAATACGTCATACCCAATCCCCAATCCCCAATCCCCTTAGAGGTGTCATGGCTTATGAGATGAAAAAACAAAGAGCGATCGCAGTTGATTTGTTCGCTGGCGCGGGTGGTATGACTCTTGGCTTTGAGCAAGCTGGTTTTGATGTGCTAGCATCTGTGGAAATTGACCCGATCCACTGTGCAACACATGAGTTTAACTTCCCTTATTGCTCAGTGTTATGTAAAAGTGTTGTGGATACAACCGGGGAAGAAATTAGGAGTCGGTCTGAGATTGGCGATCGCGAGATTGATGTGGTAATTTGTGGCTCACCATGTCAAGGATTTTCCCTAATTGGTAAACGAGCTATCGATGACCCCCGAAATTCTTTGGTGTTTCACTTTCATCGGCTGGTTTTTGAGCTAAAACCGAAATTCTTTGTGATGGAAAATGTTCGAGGGATCACAGTTGGCGAACATAAACAAATCCTCCAAACCTTAATTAGCGAGTTTAGAATTCACGGCTATCAAGTAGAAGAAAATTACCAAATTCTCAACGCTGCAAATTACGGAGTACCACAATCTCGTGAGAGATTATTTCTGATAGGTGCGAGGGAAGATGTAGAGTTACCAAGATACCCTCAGCCGATTACTAAACAAGCGCTAATAAATAATTCAAATTCTAAAAGAATATCTGACATTCCATCGAGTCCTACAGTCTGGGATGCAATTAGAGATTTACCTGAAATAGAAAAATATCCTGAATTATTAACAAGAGATTGGGTTGTAGCAGAATACGAAAAGCCTAGTAAATATGGTCTTGTACTTCGTGGTCTTAAGTGCCTAGATGATGATTATTCTTACAAACGGGAATATGACTTGCGAATACTTTCATCAAGTTTAAGAACAAAACATTCTGCGGAAACTATTAAACGTTTTCAGGATACTCAACAAGGCGAGAGAGAAAAAATTAGTCGTTTTCATAAGCTACATCCTGCTAGTGTCTGCAATACTTTAAGGGCCGGAACAGACAGGTATAGGGGTTCTTTCACATCTCCAAGACCGATTCATCCATCTACGCCGAGGTGTATCACCGTCAGGGAAGCAGCAAGATTGCATTCTTACCCAGATTGGTTTAGATTTCATATAACTAAATGGCACGGATTTCGGCAAGTTGGTAACTCTGTACCACCGCTACTAGCAAAGGCTGTGGCATCAGAAATTATTCGCAGTTTGAATATTTCGCCTTTTAAGCCGAGTTCGCGATACAAGTTGGGAGAGGAAAAACTATTACAATTTAATATGTCGCAAGCGGCACAATATTATCAGTGTGACTGTTAAGTTAAGCAAATGTACTGTAGCAGACACCAGACGCAAACTAAAATGTATAGTTTAAATAATAAATTATACACACTCATTCTTTTCAAAACGTTGTTTTTATATGCTAAAAGTGTGTTTAACAGATATTTCTTGTATGCAGCACTTTCCTAATATTTTAATTTGGAGTTAATTAACACTCTCGTTATGTCAAATGAAGATTGGTACAACATCAAGAATGCTTACGAGTATGTATTAGAAAAAACATCAAGACATACTTATTTAGTTTATATGCCTTGGTTAATTAACCAAATTATTGAATCCAAGTTTATTTCATTTTTTGCAACGATGTCGCATATAAACCTCATTGTACACCCAACTATTGACTTAAATTCTAAGCATCATCGTATTGCAATTTATCCAAAAGCTAGTTGGTTTACACTCCACTATAGTTACTATGATTTAAAAGAATATAGATATGATGAGTATAAGGTTGTACTTGAAGATGTAGAAAATATTCTCTGGCAGCTAATGGAACGTCTTGATAAATGGAAAGTGAAAAATCTGCTTAATGATTAGCTATATAGTTAACAAAAAGGTTTGGCATTAGCCACCCACTATTACTATCAAGACTACTTTAAATGTTTGAAGTATTGCATCTGTGTTCAGGCACTAAAAAACCCCTATACATATCGTTCCTGATGAATAAACTTATCCACTTCTTCTGGTGTGGCAAAACTGCCTTTAGCATACGCACTGCTTTATCTAGTTTAGCTTTGAGGTGCGTAGGCGTAGCCCGTCGTAGACATCGCTTTACTTATTACCGACAGAATTTTTCTCAGCATAGTTCAGATTTCTCTGATATTCTTTGATTTTTTGTTGAGCAACTACATAATTTTGGCTAGAAGATGGCACAGTTTTCATAAGTGCGATCGCAGCTTCCCACTGACTCACAACTATTTTCCATTCATCTGGAGATTTTGCTGATTGAGTAAGGTTAGCTGCATTAATTGCTTGATTAACAGCCTCTCGAAATTTATCACTTTCAAGTAACACAGTCGGCGATTGTGAAGTCACTGGTGAGGGTATAACTAATACAGATTTTGATGGTATTTGTGTTGGAATTTTAGAGGTTATGGGAAGTTTTTCTACAAGTTTTGAAGAAAAGTATATTATGATAGGAATTGAAAAGATCAGAAAAATTAGCAACCAATTTTTATTTAAATTACGATACTTCCACCGAGTCTCGATAACTGTAATTTTTTCATCATTCGATAAAATATTTGATTTCATTTTGTTTAAACCCCTTTCCCCGCGCAACCTAATTATCGTCTATCTTAGAATTCCCCATTTATAGACAAAAGCAACTATTTTATAATTTTCCCAGCCCTATATTTAAAATTTACTTAAATTTCTTAGATGTCTTGTAAAATTCCCTATTTGAGACTCTTTCTCTCCGTCTATGTGCGAGGCAAATTAAATCCTAACGTTCTTTTGTAATTATAGAACTACCATTACTAATACTTACTTTTTGAATAAAAACGTTAGTAGGAGATGATAAAATATCAGTGCTGATTTGATTAGCAATAAATTCAAAATCTTGATTTGTTAATCCCTGTGCGGTATCGCCACTTAAGTTAATACAAATAGTTAAATTTTGAGGATTAGTAGAAGACTCTACCGCTTCTATTTCAACTTCTTCTATGCCCAAATCAAACTCTTTACTCCAATCTGGAAAATCCTTACCCGTTTGTTGTCCATAAACTTTGACTATTTCAACAGACGCAGCCCCTAAAGCTGTTAACCCTTTGCGGATAAATGCAACTAAAATTTGCTGATTTAGTACTTGAGTAGACTCTAGTATTACCTCTAAGGACGCATCCTTAAAGGCAACTTTTGCATTGATCCTTTTAGGGTGTAGGTGGCGGTTCATCAGAGATGCGATCGCATCTGCATCTCCCTGCTTTGCAAGTTTGAGAATATTTGGCTGTGTCATAACCACTAAAAGAAAAATCTCGGAAAATAAACCTATATTCTCAGGATTCCCTCTTGACAGCCTTAAGTAACATTAAGATGCAAAATCTCAGCTAATCTGAGCTAAAATATTTAGTATAAAGATAGTCTTTACACAGATTTTTACAAAAATTATATTTTCCCTATATCAACATCAAAAACTAGTGTTTTTGTGCTTGCCAAATTAACAGAATTAATATTAATCAGTTTACTTTCAATTTTCAATATGAAGTTTTATCGAGATCATGCTTGGCCATCGACGCTAGAAGAAGCCATAGTTATCCAAGAAGCGCTGCGAGATCGAGTAATTACTGAGGATCAACTGCAAGAACCTATCCAGTATGTTGCTGGAGTCGATATGGGTTTTGAAGCTGATGGAACCATTAGCCGTGCAGCTGTCGCAGTATTGAGTTTTCCTGATTTGCAAGTCATTGAGACAAGCCTAGCACACCGTCCTACCACCTTTCCTTATGTTCCTGGATTCCTCTCATTTCGGGAAATTCCAGCCGTTCTCGATGCTCTAGAAAAGATTAAAACAACACCTGATATCATCCTGTGTGATGGTCAGGGAATTGCTCATCCCCGCAGATTAGGTATAGCTAGCCATTTAGGTTTACTTATAGATATACCAACAATTGGTGTCGCTAAGTCCAGGTTGTTAGGGAAACATGAAGAATTGGCAGAAACCAAAGGCAGTACGCAACCACTGATATATGAGGGTGAAACCGTTGGGGCTGTTTTGCGATCGCGCACAGCAGTAAAACCTCTATACATCTCCAGTGGCCATCGAATTAGCTTACCGACAGCCATTGACTATGTATTACGCTGCACGCCAAAATATCGGCTACCAGAAACTACACGCATTGCTGATAAATTAGCGTCGGACAGATAAAGCTTGTTGAAGTTTTTTCTAAATGCTTGCTTCCACCTACTCAATCGTGTTAGGAATCGCACAGGAAGATGTTGAAGTAGCTAAATACGATTTACAAAGTTAGAACAATGAACGCACTAACTTTACAGTGGCACGATGCAGGTCAAGATAAAACTCAGAACATTTACGAGCAACAGCCAAGTCAAAATCCTGGCACTGTCCGCATCGGTCGCGACCCCCTCCGGTGCGATATTGTTCTGAGTCACCCTACTGTCTCTGGACTGCACGTTGAAATCTTTTTTCATCACCAGCAACAGCGCTTTTATATTAGGAATTTGCGATCGCAAAATCCCCCTGTTGTCGATGGAAGGCAATTAGTCCAAGGTGAAATGCCTTTAACTGAGGGCACTAGTATTACTTTGGGACAAATAAAACTCAATGTTACTAACGTTTCCACGGGTAGTATTCCAGCAACAATTTTGCTGCCACCCCATCCACCAGTAAACATCGGACATCACCACCATCCACTAACACCCCCTGCACCACCGCCAGGAGTTTATGGCTTAGAATGCCCCAAATGTCATAAAGTTTCCCCAGGAGAGAATCTACAAATTGGCTGTCATTGGTGTGGGACATCTTTAGCTGCGGCTGTGAGTGTTTTGGTAGCAAGGAATTAGGGAGTGGGGGCAGGGGGCAGGGGAGAATAACTAATGACAAATGAACAAATCCAATTAAGTTGGGAAGAACCAGCGACAGGTGAACGGCGAGAACCAAGGTTAAATATACCGATCGCTTTTGGTCGAGAATTCGCTCGTTTACCTGCTGAACTTAAGGGAGTGCGCGTTTCTCGGATGCTGCTTAACAGTAACGAAGTTTCTCGCTACCATGCCCTAATTGAGTGGGAACAAGACCATCTAGTGGTGATTGATCAAGGCAGTGTTAACGGTGTCTATGTCAATGGTCAACCACAAACGCGGAGTGTCTTGGCTAATGGCGATACGTTGCAAATTGGCCCCTATTTAATAACGGTGACATTTGTTGCTAACGCCTCTGCACCAGATACTAGCCCCCCTTCAACGATTCGCTTTAATGCAAATACCAATCTTCCAGACCCCAGCTTGCCTGTAGTCCAGCCGTTAACGCCTTTGACAAGTAATTTCCCGCCATTGGCATTTCAAGCACAAAAGGTTGCTGTGCAAGCACTTCATGCTACGGGATTGCCAGTAGATGAATCTGATTATTTAGCGATCGGGGCGGGATTGGGTAGCTTTTTATGGGCTGATTTGCTGCGAATTAGTGGTGTACGTGCTGACAAAATTGTAGCTTTGGGATTAGAGGCAGAACCTTATGCCCGTTACAAGCGCCTCTGTTTGAATTCGCAAATTCCCTTATATGAAAGACTGCGTTCTAATTCTGACTCTTGTCCTGATAATATTTGGGGTTGGCCTAGTTATGCCTTGCGTGAGGCTTGGGGAGACTTAACTAAGGGACAGATAAATTCAGCATTCAAGTATTTATGGCAAGTCTTTGCCGAACCAACATTTGCTGAAACTTATACTCCCCGTGCTGGTAACGTCTTTGATTCCATAGATAGGGAGACAAAGCGTATTGGCTGGAATCAAATTTATCGCTATGGGCGAGTTAGAGGAATTCGGAAAACTGATGATGGCAGATATTGCGTAGCCTATTCTCGCGGCCCAGGAGATTATGCTTTTTTAGTTAGTCGTTATTTACATTTAGCTACTGGGTATCCAGCAATTCAGTTTCTCCCAGATTTGCAAGCTTATAGGGAAAAATATCAAGACTTTAAATCTGTGGTCAATGCTTATGAAGCCCACGATCATGTTTATGAACAACTAGAGCAACATGGTGGTACGGTATTGATTCGGGGGCGGGGAATTGTGGCTTCGCGGATTGTGCAGCGGATTTATGAAGCCAGAAAACGAAATCGGAATATTGCAGTTTTGCATTTAATGCGATCGCCTAAACCCCAAGGTAACAAATTTCAAAGAGCCACGCGCCTAGTCAAAAATCATTACGAATTTCAACCCTTTAACTGGCCGAAAGCCTGTTGGGGCGGCGAACTCCGGGCAATGTTAGAAAAAGCTAGTCCCGATGAACGCAAACGTTTACTAGCAGACTGGGGTGGAACAACCACCGCCGACCGCCAAGACTGGCAGCAAATTACCGCCCAAGGGTTAAGCGAAGGTTGGTATCAAATTACCTTCGGTGAGGTGCTGGATGTAGAACGAGATGCCCAAAACCGGACTATTACCCGTATCAGAGAGCAAAGCTTTGGGGAAATGAAATTGCTCGCTGACTTTATTGTTGACGCTACTGGACTGGATGCCAAGGTAGATACCAATCCCCTACTAGCAGATTTGGTGAAACATTACAATCTCCCAGTGAATCATCTGGGGCGATTGACTGTAGCGAACAATTTTGAATTGATAGAAATGCGTAGTGATAGAGGTCAAATGTATGCTGCGGGAGCTATTACTTTAGGTGGCCCTTATGCAGCAGTTGATAGTTTTTTGGGCTTGCAATACGCCGCATTAGTCGCCGTTGATGGACTCGCCGCCGCCCGTGCTACTGGAGTGCAAAAGTTGAATGTTGTAAGTTCCTTTAGTCAGTGGTTGAAGTGGGTGTTAAATCAGTCACCTTAGTATTAGGGGGCATGGGGCATGGGGAATAGAGTATTTATCCGGCTGTTTTGAGTACCAAATCCCAACATTGAGGATAAAAGGTGCAACATTGAGGATAAAAGGTGCAACTTCGAGGATAAAAGACGCAACTTCGAGGATAAAAGGCTCAACTTCGAGGATAAAAGACGCAACTTCGAGGATAAAAGGTGCAACGTCGAAGATAAAAGGCGCAACGTTGAGGTTCTGAGGTTTAATTGGCGATGTCTACGACGGGCTACACCTACGCAGAATTCTTACTCTCTGATATTATGAATAAAATCGGCGGTTAGAAACTTCATCCCGGCTGTATTTTTTATAATTTTTTCTGTTATTTGCTCACTATTAACTATTTAGAGACTATAGACTGAGAACCATAAGTAAAATATCGTGTATTTTGGCAGACTTATGGAGCCAGTATCACTGACAGCAGCTGCGATCGCAACTTTAGTCATCACCAAAGCCTTTGAAAAAACTGGTGAAATCATCGGCGAAAAGGCTTGGAACGAAGGCGAAAAGTTGTTAGTTCTGCTGAAACGCAAGGAACCTAGCACGGCGAAGGTTATTGAACAGTCTAAAACACAACCTTTAGATTATGGTCAAGCTTATCTCATTGGGCAGCAAGTAGAGGAAGCGGCAAAAAAAGACCCTGAAATTGCTCAAGCTGTGGAAGCTGTAGCTAATGAGGCACAACCTCAACTGACGAACACTATTATTGAAAATTGGCAGGGAATAAATATCAAAGGTGGAACTAATACCATTTCTGGTAACACCTTAAATTTCTGACTAAAGTTGCCCGAAAGGGAATCGATAGTCTCTACTGAAATACCGCAAAATTTGCCCCTGACTGGGGTACTGGAGTTTGTCGGGCGTGAAGAGGAATTACAAAATCTTCACCAACTTTTGCAGGATAATAAACAAGTTGCGATCGTAGGTATGGGTGGAGTAGGCAAAACTGAACTCGCTACCCAATACGCCAAACAGCATTTGCAGAATTATCAAGGTGGGGTTTGCTGGTTATCTGCACAGGGAATTGATGTCGAAATTCAGATTTTCAGATTTTTTGAATTAAAATTCAACAGAATTGTACCGGACGATTGGGAATTAGCAGATAGACTGAAATTCTGCTGGCAAAATTGGCAACAAGGTGAAGTACTGCTGGTGTTTGATAATGTCACTGACTACAAAACACAGGTACAGCGTAATCTACCCTCAGAATCACCCCGATTTAAAGTATTGCTGACAACGCGTGAGAAATTTGACAGAACTTTGCCGCAATTACCTTTGGGTGTTCTCAAACCATTGGCGGCGATGAAATTATTAAAATCGCTGGTTGATAGAGAACGACTCAAAAGCGAACCTTGGGCTGCGAGAAGAATTTGTAAATCCTTGGGATATTTGCCTTTGGCGTTAGAGTTAGTGGGGCGATATCTGGATACAATGCCAGATTTGTCTCTGGAGACACTGCTGAAGCGGCTAGAGAAAAAGCGACTCGAACACGAAGCAGTCGCCAAAGCTAACCCATTGATGCGTTATGAATACGGTGTTGCCGAAGCTTTTGCATTGAGTTGGGAACAGTTGGATGAAAATGCACAAAAATTAGGCTGTTTGCTGAGTTTGTATGCCTTAGCTGACATTCCGTTATCTTTTGAGGCGATAGAAGATGAGGAAGAACAAGAACTCAACGAGAAAGCTATAGCTGAGTTGCGAAAACTGCATTTAGTACAATGGCAAAGTAAAGGAATATATCGTTTACATCCACTGATTCGGCAATTTTTCCAAATGAAGTTGGATGAGTCAAGTGAGGCGGATAAGGTGAAAACAAATTTTACAGCGCAGATGGTAGAGGTGGCAAAGCAAATTTCTCAACAGCTTAACCGTGAAGAGATTCTCAACGTCACTCCCTTTATCTCCCACATTGCAGAAATTGCAACCCATTTATCCCAATATCTCAGCGACGAGGATTTAATTGCGCCTTTCACAGGCTTAGGCTGGTTTTATCAAGGCCAAGGGCTTTATCAGCAGGCAGAACCTTGGTTGCAGCAGTGTAAAAAAGTCACTGAAAATCGTTTTGGTTTAGAACATCCCCATGTCGCCGCTAGCCTAAACAATCTTGCTGGACTCTATGAATATATAGGACACTACAGCGAAGCCGAGCCTCTGTATCTGCAAGCTTTGGAACTGAACAAATGCTTAATGGGAGAAAATCATCCTGATGTCGCCACTGCCCTGAACAATTTAGCAGCACTTTATCAGTCTACAGGACGCTACAGCGAAGCCGAACCCCTTTTTGAACAAGCTTTGGAACTAAGAAAACACCTACTGGGAGACAACCATCCCCATGTCGCCACTAGCCTGAACAATCTCGCAGAACTATACCGTTCTACAGGACGCTACAGCAAAGCTGAACCCCTCCATCACCAAGCTTTGGAACTGAGAAAACGCCTGCTGGGAGAAAATCATCCTGATGTCGCCAATAGCTTGAACAATTTAGCAAGACTCTACATAGATACAGGACACTACAGCAAAGCCAAACTCTTGTTTGAACAAGCTTTAGAACTGACAAAACGCCTGCTGGGAGAAAATCATCCCGATGTCGCCAATAGCTTGAATAATCTGGCAGGACTCTATAATACTACAGGACGCTACAGCGAAGCCGAACCCCTTCTTGAACAAGCTTTGGAACTAAGAAAACACCTACTGGGAGACAACCATCCCGATGTCGCCACTAGCCTGAACAATCTCGCAGAACTATACCGTTCTACAGGACGCTACAGCGAAGCTGAACCCCTGTATCACCAAGCTTTGGAACTGAGAAGATACTTACTGGGAGACAACCATCCCGATGTCGCCGCTAGCCTGAATAATCTCGCAACACTCTATCAGTCTACAGGACGCTACAGTGAAGCCGAACAAATACATCTGCAAGCTTTGGAACTTTGGAAAAGCTTGCTGGGAGACAACCATCCTGATGTTGCCACTAGCTTGAACAATCTCGCAGGACTCTACTGTTCTACAAGACGCTTTAGTGAAGGCAAACCCTTATTTGAGCAAGCTTTGGCAATTTGTGAACGTACTTTAGGTGTAGATCATCCCAATACAATGACGGTTCGGGGAAATTATGCAAGATTTTTAACCCACATTCCGCACCCGGAACTGTCACAAAAGAAATAGCAAAGAATTGTGGGGTTAGTTTTTGATTTAAAACCAAAATTGGAGAGATGGAAATTTAAAAATCAAACCAGAGTTTGCGAAAATAAAGAATCGGTATAAAAAATCCTGCACTAAAACGTAGAGTTACTAAACATAGAGTGAGTAACTCTTGCAAAAATTAGTAAAAGTAAAGCTTAATTAAAATAATAATCAAACTAATAAATAGTAGCGACGACAAGTACTAGGAAAAAATTGTAATATCCATAATCTTTCATCAGAGAGGTTTGATATTTGTGAAACACTATTAACAATTAATAAATGAATACCTTGGAAACATTGAAATATCCACCTGAGAGTGGGGCGGTCTGTTGGTTTACCTAATTGATTTTTTATTTCCTGGTTTTGAGCTAATAAAATTCCACGTAACTGTCGTTGTCCTAAAGTATAAACCAACAAACATAACCCCATAATCATTGATAAAGCTTCAATGCGCTCCGGTGACTTAATAAATATGCTATCTGTTAAGAATAAAGGGTCTTTTAAGAAAGCAAAGCCTCTTTCACATGATTGTTGAGCTTTATATTCCTTAATCATGTCAGTGTGGCTTAATTGGGATTCATCAATAATATTAGTTGCTAAAATAAATTTTCCCGAAGCGCGATTTTCAAGTTCAATTGCTGCTTTATCTTGCTCTAATTGCGCGGATATCTGATAGTAATATTTCCAGTCATTCTGATTGTTGTTTTTGTTTTTACCTTGAGGTTTTAACTGTTTCTTAGATATTTTAATTTCAGCCAAACAATGATATTTTAATTGCTCTGATAGATGTAATGCAGCTTTCTTGGCATCTCGATGACAAGCAAATTCTTCATTACATAATTTTGTGAGCTTTTGATGAGCATTTATTTGGGCTTGCTGAACACGGCGCATCAGCTGTTTAGAATCTGCTTTTTTCCGTTCTTGGCTTTCAACTATCAGCCATCTTTGCTCGATCCCGGCATAGTTACTAGACTTGACTATATATGAATAACCTGTTATTTCACTTTGGATTAAATCTTTGGAGTCTATTCCTAATAGTATTTGCTTGGCTAACCCCACTGTCAATGGAACTCTGCATAACCATTTGAGGCTTTTCATCAAATTCAGGTTTTCGGCACTATATAATGCGCTGTCTGCTACCATTAACGCATCTATATCAATATTTTCTCGAAAATTCACGAGAGTTTTCGCAAAGGTTTTCGTATCTGATTGATTTCCTGACGCTGCTTTTAAAAAGATGGGAATATCCCCATCACTGCTACAAATTAACTCTAGAATAAATTGTTTTAAGTCTGGTCTATGATCTCTTGAATAACCATAAGTTATATTTATTGGTTGTGGTGCTAACTCTAGGAGCTTATCTTCATTTTCTGTGGGAGCATTTCTTTCAAAGGCTACTTCGGGTAAACCAGTTTTATATTCTCCGTGCAGATGCAATGAAGAAGAATCTAAGTGTAGCGATGATAAATCTACTCCATATTTTTTTACTGCTGCTAACGCTATTAAAGTGAAGATTCCACTTAATCCTTTTAAATATAATTGGTCTAATACTCTTCCTAGTCTGTCGTCATTTAAATGTTCTGGTAATACTCCTTCTCCTATCAAGTGTTCACAGGCATAGCTATCCATATA
This Nostoc sp. C052 DNA region includes the following protein-coding sequences:
- the lpxB gene encoding lipid-A-disaccharide synthase, yielding MRIFISTGEVSGDLQGSLLISALKRQAGAIGLELEIVALGGEKMVEAGAVLLGNTSSIGSMGILEGLPYVLPTLQVQRQAIASLKQNPPDLVVLIDYMSPNLGIGTYMKRQLPHVPVVYYIAPQEWAWSLNVRNTNRIVGFTDKLLAIFPQEARYFREKGAEVSWVGHPLLDRMQDAPSREAARATLGIAPEEIAIALLPASRRQELKYLLPIIFEAAQTIQAKLPEVRFWIPLSLEVYRQPIEEAIKRYGLRATVLLAQQKEVFAAADLAVSKSGTVNLELALLNVPQVVVYRLSPLTAWIARKILQGSISFASPPNLVVMKPIVPEFLQEEATAENIIQAAMELLLNPSRREQTLLDYEEMRRCLGEVGVCDRAALEILQMLPGSGDRGLGTGD
- a CDS encoding FHA domain-containing protein, which translates into the protein MNALTLQWHDAGQDKTQNIYEQQPSQNPGTVRIGRDPLRCDIVLSHPTVSGLHVEIFFHHQQQRFYIRNLRSQNPPVVDGRQLVQGEMPLTEGTSITLGQIKLNVTNVSTGSIPATILLPPHPPVNIGHHHHPLTPPAPPPGVYGLECPKCHKVSPGENLQIGCHWCGTSLAAAVSVLVARN
- the nfi gene encoding deoxyribonuclease V (cleaves DNA at apurinic or apyrimidinic sites); the encoded protein is MKFYRDHAWPSTLEEAIVIQEALRDRVITEDQLQEPIQYVAGVDMGFEADGTISRAAVAVLSFPDLQVIETSLAHRPTTFPYVPGFLSFREIPAVLDALEKIKTTPDIILCDGQGIAHPRRLGIASHLGLLIDIPTIGVAKSRLLGKHEELAETKGSTQPLIYEGETVGAVLRSRTAVKPLYISSGHRISLPTAIDYVLRCTPKYRLPETTRIADKLASDR
- a CDS encoding DNA cytosine methyltransferase, producing the protein MAYEMKKQRAIAVDLFAGAGGMTLGFEQAGFDVLASVEIDPIHCATHEFNFPYCSVLCKSVVDTTGEEIRSRSEIGDREIDVVICGSPCQGFSLIGKRAIDDPRNSLVFHFHRLVFELKPKFFVMENVRGITVGEHKQILQTLISEFRIHGYQVEENYQILNAANYGVPQSRERLFLIGAREDVELPRYPQPITKQALINNSNSKRISDIPSSPTVWDAIRDLPEIEKYPELLTRDWVVAEYEKPSKYGLVLRGLKCLDDDYSYKREYDLRILSSSLRTKHSAETIKRFQDTQQGEREKISRFHKLHPASVCNTLRAGTDRYRGSFTSPRPIHPSTPRCITVREAARLHSYPDWFRFHITKWHGFRQVGNSVPPLLAKAVASEIIRSLNISPFKPSSRYKLGEEKLLQFNMSQAAQYYQCDC
- a CDS encoding FHA domain-containing protein, whose translation is MTNEQIQLSWEEPATGERREPRLNIPIAFGREFARLPAELKGVRVSRMLLNSNEVSRYHALIEWEQDHLVVIDQGSVNGVYVNGQPQTRSVLANGDTLQIGPYLITVTFVANASAPDTSPPSTIRFNANTNLPDPSLPVVQPLTPLTSNFPPLAFQAQKVAVQALHATGLPVDESDYLAIGAGLGSFLWADLLRISGVRADKIVALGLEAEPYARYKRLCLNSQIPLYERLRSNSDSCPDNIWGWPSYALREAWGDLTKGQINSAFKYLWQVFAEPTFAETYTPRAGNVFDSIDRETKRIGWNQIYRYGRVRGIRKTDDGRYCVAYSRGPGDYAFLVSRYLHLATGYPAIQFLPDLQAYREKYQDFKSVVNAYEAHDHVYEQLEQHGGTVLIRGRGIVASRIVQRIYEARKRNRNIAVLHLMRSPKPQGNKFQRATRLVKNHYEFQPFNWPKACWGGELRAMLEKASPDERKRLLADWGGTTTADRQDWQQITAQGLSEGWYQITFGEVLDVERDAQNRTITRIREQSFGEMKLLADFIVDATGLDAKVDTNPLLADLVKHYNLPVNHLGRLTVANNFELIEMRSDRGQMYAAGAITLGGPYAAVDSFLGLQYAALVAVDGLAAARATGVQKLNVVSSFSQWLKWVLNQSP